In Pelmatolapia mariae isolate MD_Pm_ZW linkage group LG8, Pm_UMD_F_2, whole genome shotgun sequence, one genomic interval encodes:
- the mprip gene encoding myosin phosphatase Rho-interacting protein isoform X2 translates to MSTAKENPCRKFQANFFNKSKCQNCFKPRELHLLTDQDLTQAKPIYGGWLCLAPEGTDFDNPMQRSRKWQRRFFVLYEHGCLRFALDESPSTLPQGTVNMNLCTDVIDAEPKTGQKNSLCIITPDQEYYIRGENKEIINGWSEQLIVYPRTNKQNQKKKRKVEPATSQEPGPAKVAVTGSGIPEAEKVPDSSSIIWQEELNQREAEGAAVWTAAELPSGSPLPPAGDSASAAQASDAGSVNGDEVDRGCLPLHGSTPQPPSDLLSPTGSCSSLGGIPRCLSPAPSDPFPSGSSLLSNGSHISGSVSSLDSDASGSTVTSTDSHPARSGHSYSHHDTPRSRRLEAEARKAEKRSRFRSPDRQEREAVFSPERSRSGVIEKLEALELENPEKMEVEESGRSRVRQGRSEHRRFQREEQRQDVGQGLDFPSTLPPLRRAKSLDRRTTESVMTPDLLNFKKGWMVKLDEQGQWKKYWFVLTDHSLRYYKDSIAEEASDLDGEIDLSTCYNVTEYQAQRNYGFQIHTQEGVHTLSAMTAGIRRNWIQAVMKNVRPSTAPDVASSTEDHGSFSPLEGLVRPDVTQDSPSSEASSVDKEATSGVIKSRARERRREGRSKTFDWAEFRPIAQALAQQRAQEAESLQADMGELERSRRREERRKRYDNVTSSDPASVKEGGRTDDERGDEPPDSLGPISLERQQMVEEVIEEHWRQVEKTPIREERRVPLPTAVQPRETVELEQLLESYKQGIEDLKAQLKSCHKQLLDSNKHKQELEIQLRMALEREQDDRSGYISPATCERGFAAMEESHQKVIDELQKKHQRELENLKEEKERLLAEETAATIAAIEAMKNAHRTELEKELEKARKANSNTENADIEEIRRQHEEELCSFQREIEVLSEQYSQKCLENAHLAQALEAERQALRQCQRENQELNAHNQELNNRLAAEITKMRSMTSEDGMGDTNTTIQGKELYELEVMLRVKESEVQYLKQEINSLKDELQAAQRDKKYATDKYKDIYTELSIVKAKAERDLGRLRDQLQLAHEALGEPALEEVERGGYDIMKSKSNPDILKMAAAAAKRSERTMRSKSLKEGLTAEQRLHLFENKDTKEF, encoded by the exons GCCAAACCTATTTATGGTGGATGGCTGTGCTTGGCCCCTGAAGGAACTGACTTTGACAATCCTATGCAGAGATCTCGG AAATGGCAACGGAGATTTTTTGTGCTGTACGAACATGGCTGTCTGCGCTTTGCCCTAGACGAATCG CCAAGCACGCTCCCTCAGGGCACAGTCAACATGAACCTGTGTACAGATGTCATTGATGCAGAGCCCAAGACGGGCCAGAAGAATTCACTGTGCATCATCACACCCGACCAGGAGTACTACATCAGAGGAGAGAATAAGGAAATCATCAATGG GTGGAGTGAACAGCTGATTGTCTACCCCCGAACCAACAAACAGAACCAGAAGAAGAAACGCAAAGTTGAGCCTGCCACCTCCCAG GAGCCGGGCCCAGCCAAGGTAGCAGTAACTGGGTCTGGTATCCCAGAAGCGGAAAAAGTTCCAGATTCAAGCTCCATCATCTGGCAGGAAGAACTGAACCAGAGGGAGGCTGAAGGGGCAGCAGTCTGGACTGCTGCTGAGCTTCCTTCAGGATCACCACTGCCCCCTGCAG GGGACTCTGCATCTGCGGCCCAGGCTTCTGATGCAGGCTCAGTGAACGGTGATGAAGTGGACCGGGGCTGCCTGCCGTTGCACGGCTCCACCCCCCAGCCTCCCAGCGACCTGCTGTCCCCGACCGGCTCCTGCTCCAGCCTGGGAGGCATTCCGCGTTGCCTCTCTCCAGCTCCCAGTGACCCCTTCCCCTCCGGCAGCTCCCTGCTCTCCAACGGCTCTCACATCAGCGGCTCGGTCAGCTCTCTTGACTCGGATGCCAGCGGCAGCACGGTGACGAGCACAGACAGCCACCCGGCCAGGAGTGGTCACTCCTACAGCCACCACGACACGCCGCGGTCTCGGCGGTTGGAGGCTGAGGCTAGAAAGGCTGAGAAGAGGAGCCGGTTCAGGAGCCCAGACAGGCAGGAGAGAGAGGCCGTCTTCAGCCCCGAGAGGAG TCGCTCCGGTGTTATCGAGAAGTTGGAGGCCTTGGAGTTGGAGAATCCGGAGAAAATGGAGGTGGAGGAGTCGGGGAGAAGCAGAGTCAGACAGGGCCGAAGTGAACACAGACGCTTCCAGAGAGAG GAACAGAGGCAAGACGTGGGTCAGGGTCTGGACTTTCCCTCTACCCTGCCCCCTCTGAGGAGAGCCAAGTCGTTGGACCGGAGGACCACTGAGTCAGTCATGACG cCGGACTTGCTGAACTTCAAGAAAGGCTGGATGGTGAAACTTGACGAGCAAGGCCAG tgGAAGAAGTACTGGTTTGTGCTGACTGATCACAGCCTGAGATACTACAAGGATTCAATTGCAGAGGAG GCCTCTGACCTGGATGGTGAGATTGACCTGTCCACCTGCTACAATGTAACTGAATACCAGGCTCAGCGAAACTATGGCTTTCAGATTCAT ACGCAGGAAGGAGTGCACACTCTGTCTGCCATGACAGCAGGCATACGTAGGAACTGGATCCAGGCAGTCATGAAGAATGTCAGACCCTCCACTGCCCCTGATGTGGCAAG CTCGACCGAGGATCATGGCTCATTCTCTCCTTTAGAGGGTCTCGTCAGACCAGATGTCACTCAGGACTCTCCTTCTTCTGAGGCCTCATCTGTAGACAAAGAAGCCACTTCTGGAGTCATTAAGAGCCGAGCTCGCGAGCGCAGGCGAGAAGGCCGCTCTAAGACATTTGACTGGGCAGAGTTCAGGCCCATAGCCCAGGCTCTGGCTCAACAGCGGGCGCAGGAAGCCGAGAGTCTCCAGGCAGACATGGGGGAGCTCGAGCGCAGTcggagaagagaggagagacGGAAGAGGTATGACAACGTGACGAGCTCAGACCCTGCATCGGTTAAAGAAGGAGGGAGGACCGACGATGAGAGGGGAGACGAACCTCCGGATTCACTAGGTCCCATATCTCTGGAGAGGCAGCAGATGGTGGAGGAGGTGATCGAAGAACACTGGCGACAGGTAGAGAAGACGCCCATACGGGAGGAAAGGAGGGTGCCGCTGCCCACCGCAGTGCAACCTAGAGAGACTGTAGAGCTGGAGCAGCTACTGGAGAGTTATAAGCAAGGG ATTGAGGACCTGAAGGCACAGTTGAAGAGCTGTCACAAGCAGCTCCTGGACTCAAATAAGCACAAACAGGAGCTGGAGATCCAGCTGAGAATGGCTCTGGAGAGAGAGCAGGATGACCGATCTGGTTACATCTCTCCG GCCACCTGTGAGAGAGGTTTCGCTGCAATGGAGGAGTCTCATCAGAAAGTGATCGACGAGCTGCAGAAGAAACACCAGAGAGAGCTGGAGAACCtgaaggaggagaaggagaggcTGCTGGCCGAGGAGACGGCAGCCACCATCGCAG CTATTGAAGCAATGAAAAACGCCCACCGTACAGAGCTGGAGAAGGAGCTGGAAAAGGCTCGCAAAGCCAACAGCAATACGGAGAATGCAGACATCGAGGAGATCCGCAGACAGCATGA GGAGGAGTTGTGTTCCTTCCAGCGGGAGATTGAGGTGTTGTCGGAACAGTATTCCCAGAAGTGCCTGGAAAACGCCCACCTGGCCCAGGCACTGGAGGCAGAGCGACAGGCCCTCAGGCAATGTCAGAGAGAGAACCAGGAGCTTAATGCACACAACCAG GAGCTGAACAACCGACTGGCAGCAGAAATCACTAAGATGCGCTCCATGACCTCTGAGGATGGAATGGGAGACACAAATACCACAATTCAGGGGAAGGAGCTCTACGAGTTAGAA GTTATGCTGCGAGTGAAGGAGTCTGAAGTCCAGTACCTGAAGCAGGAAATCAACTCCCTCAAAGACGAACTGCAAGCAGCCCAAAGA GATAAGAAATATGCAACAGATAAGTACAAGGACATTTACACAGAGCTGAGCATTGTCAAGGCCAAAGCAGAGCGGGATCTGGGCCGGCTCAGAGACCAGCTGCAGCTGGCTCATGAGGCGCTCGGGGAGCCGGCGCTGGAGGAGGTGGAAAGAGGGGGCTATG ATATCATGAAGTCCAAAAGCAACCCTGACATCCTCAAGATGGCAGCTGCTGCAGCGAAACGCTCAGAGCGCACCATGAGGTCAAAG
- the mprip gene encoding myosin phosphatase Rho-interacting protein isoform X1, which produces MSTAKENPCRKFQANFFNKSKCQNCFKPRELHLLTDQDLTQAKPIYGGWLCLAPEGTDFDNPMQRSRKWQRRFFVLYEHGCLRFALDESPSTLPQGTVNMNLCTDVIDAEPKTGQKNSLCIITPDQEYYIRGENKEIINGWSEQLIVYPRTNKQNQKKKRKVEPATSQEPGPAKVAVTGSGIPEAEKVPDSSSIIWQEELNQREAEGAAVWTAAELPSGSPLPPAGDSASAAQASDAGSVNGDEVDRGCLPLHGSTPQPPSDLLSPTGSCSSLGGIPRCLSPAPSDPFPSGSSLLSNGSHISGSVSSLDSDASGSTVTSTDSHPARSGHSYSHHDTPRSRRLEAEARKAEKRSRFRSPDRQEREAVFSPERSRSGVIEKLEALELENPEKMEVEESGRSRVRQGRSEHRRFQREEQRQDVGQGLDFPSTLPPLRRAKSLDRRTTESVMTPDLLNFKKGWMVKLDEQGQWKKYWFVLTDHSLRYYKDSIAEEASDLDGEIDLSTCYNVTEYQAQRNYGFQIHTQEGVHTLSAMTAGIRRNWIQAVMKNVRPSTAPDVASSTEDHGSFSPLEGLVRPDVTQDSPSSEASSVDKEATSGVIKSRARERRREGRSKTFDWAEFRPIAQALAQQRAQEAESLQADMGELERSRRREERRKRYDNVTSSDPASVKEGGRTDDERGDEPPDSLGPISLERQQMVEEVIEEHWRQVEKTPIREERRVPLPTAVQPRETVELEQLLESYKQGIEDLKAQLKSCHKQLLDSNKHKQELEIQLRMALEREQDDRSGYISPLEQPLGLEADVTPQMKRPELATCERGFAAMEESHQKVIDELQKKHQRELENLKEEKERLLAEETAATIAAIEAMKNAHRTELEKELEKARKANSNTENADIEEIRRQHEEELCSFQREIEVLSEQYSQKCLENAHLAQALEAERQALRQCQRENQELNAHNQELNNRLAAEITKMRSMTSEDGMGDTNTTIQGKELYELEVMLRVKESEVQYLKQEINSLKDELQAAQRDKKYATDKYKDIYTELSIVKAKAERDLGRLRDQLQLAHEALGEPALEEVERGGYDIMKSKSNPDILKMAAAAAKRSERTMRSKSLKEGLTAEQRLHLFENKDTKEF; this is translated from the exons GCCAAACCTATTTATGGTGGATGGCTGTGCTTGGCCCCTGAAGGAACTGACTTTGACAATCCTATGCAGAGATCTCGG AAATGGCAACGGAGATTTTTTGTGCTGTACGAACATGGCTGTCTGCGCTTTGCCCTAGACGAATCG CCAAGCACGCTCCCTCAGGGCACAGTCAACATGAACCTGTGTACAGATGTCATTGATGCAGAGCCCAAGACGGGCCAGAAGAATTCACTGTGCATCATCACACCCGACCAGGAGTACTACATCAGAGGAGAGAATAAGGAAATCATCAATGG GTGGAGTGAACAGCTGATTGTCTACCCCCGAACCAACAAACAGAACCAGAAGAAGAAACGCAAAGTTGAGCCTGCCACCTCCCAG GAGCCGGGCCCAGCCAAGGTAGCAGTAACTGGGTCTGGTATCCCAGAAGCGGAAAAAGTTCCAGATTCAAGCTCCATCATCTGGCAGGAAGAACTGAACCAGAGGGAGGCTGAAGGGGCAGCAGTCTGGACTGCTGCTGAGCTTCCTTCAGGATCACCACTGCCCCCTGCAG GGGACTCTGCATCTGCGGCCCAGGCTTCTGATGCAGGCTCAGTGAACGGTGATGAAGTGGACCGGGGCTGCCTGCCGTTGCACGGCTCCACCCCCCAGCCTCCCAGCGACCTGCTGTCCCCGACCGGCTCCTGCTCCAGCCTGGGAGGCATTCCGCGTTGCCTCTCTCCAGCTCCCAGTGACCCCTTCCCCTCCGGCAGCTCCCTGCTCTCCAACGGCTCTCACATCAGCGGCTCGGTCAGCTCTCTTGACTCGGATGCCAGCGGCAGCACGGTGACGAGCACAGACAGCCACCCGGCCAGGAGTGGTCACTCCTACAGCCACCACGACACGCCGCGGTCTCGGCGGTTGGAGGCTGAGGCTAGAAAGGCTGAGAAGAGGAGCCGGTTCAGGAGCCCAGACAGGCAGGAGAGAGAGGCCGTCTTCAGCCCCGAGAGGAG TCGCTCCGGTGTTATCGAGAAGTTGGAGGCCTTGGAGTTGGAGAATCCGGAGAAAATGGAGGTGGAGGAGTCGGGGAGAAGCAGAGTCAGACAGGGCCGAAGTGAACACAGACGCTTCCAGAGAGAG GAACAGAGGCAAGACGTGGGTCAGGGTCTGGACTTTCCCTCTACCCTGCCCCCTCTGAGGAGAGCCAAGTCGTTGGACCGGAGGACCACTGAGTCAGTCATGACG cCGGACTTGCTGAACTTCAAGAAAGGCTGGATGGTGAAACTTGACGAGCAAGGCCAG tgGAAGAAGTACTGGTTTGTGCTGACTGATCACAGCCTGAGATACTACAAGGATTCAATTGCAGAGGAG GCCTCTGACCTGGATGGTGAGATTGACCTGTCCACCTGCTACAATGTAACTGAATACCAGGCTCAGCGAAACTATGGCTTTCAGATTCAT ACGCAGGAAGGAGTGCACACTCTGTCTGCCATGACAGCAGGCATACGTAGGAACTGGATCCAGGCAGTCATGAAGAATGTCAGACCCTCCACTGCCCCTGATGTGGCAAG CTCGACCGAGGATCATGGCTCATTCTCTCCTTTAGAGGGTCTCGTCAGACCAGATGTCACTCAGGACTCTCCTTCTTCTGAGGCCTCATCTGTAGACAAAGAAGCCACTTCTGGAGTCATTAAGAGCCGAGCTCGCGAGCGCAGGCGAGAAGGCCGCTCTAAGACATTTGACTGGGCAGAGTTCAGGCCCATAGCCCAGGCTCTGGCTCAACAGCGGGCGCAGGAAGCCGAGAGTCTCCAGGCAGACATGGGGGAGCTCGAGCGCAGTcggagaagagaggagagacGGAAGAGGTATGACAACGTGACGAGCTCAGACCCTGCATCGGTTAAAGAAGGAGGGAGGACCGACGATGAGAGGGGAGACGAACCTCCGGATTCACTAGGTCCCATATCTCTGGAGAGGCAGCAGATGGTGGAGGAGGTGATCGAAGAACACTGGCGACAGGTAGAGAAGACGCCCATACGGGAGGAAAGGAGGGTGCCGCTGCCCACCGCAGTGCAACCTAGAGAGACTGTAGAGCTGGAGCAGCTACTGGAGAGTTATAAGCAAGGG ATTGAGGACCTGAAGGCACAGTTGAAGAGCTGTCACAAGCAGCTCCTGGACTCAAATAAGCACAAACAGGAGCTGGAGATCCAGCTGAGAATGGCTCTGGAGAGAGAGCAGGATGACCGATCTGGTTACATCTCTCCG CTGGAGCAACCTTTGGGTCTGGAGGCTGATGTGACGCCCCAGATGAAGAGGCCCGAGCTG GCCACCTGTGAGAGAGGTTTCGCTGCAATGGAGGAGTCTCATCAGAAAGTGATCGACGAGCTGCAGAAGAAACACCAGAGAGAGCTGGAGAACCtgaaggaggagaaggagaggcTGCTGGCCGAGGAGACGGCAGCCACCATCGCAG CTATTGAAGCAATGAAAAACGCCCACCGTACAGAGCTGGAGAAGGAGCTGGAAAAGGCTCGCAAAGCCAACAGCAATACGGAGAATGCAGACATCGAGGAGATCCGCAGACAGCATGA GGAGGAGTTGTGTTCCTTCCAGCGGGAGATTGAGGTGTTGTCGGAACAGTATTCCCAGAAGTGCCTGGAAAACGCCCACCTGGCCCAGGCACTGGAGGCAGAGCGACAGGCCCTCAGGCAATGTCAGAGAGAGAACCAGGAGCTTAATGCACACAACCAG GAGCTGAACAACCGACTGGCAGCAGAAATCACTAAGATGCGCTCCATGACCTCTGAGGATGGAATGGGAGACACAAATACCACAATTCAGGGGAAGGAGCTCTACGAGTTAGAA GTTATGCTGCGAGTGAAGGAGTCTGAAGTCCAGTACCTGAAGCAGGAAATCAACTCCCTCAAAGACGAACTGCAAGCAGCCCAAAGA GATAAGAAATATGCAACAGATAAGTACAAGGACATTTACACAGAGCTGAGCATTGTCAAGGCCAAAGCAGAGCGGGATCTGGGCCGGCTCAGAGACCAGCTGCAGCTGGCTCATGAGGCGCTCGGGGAGCCGGCGCTGGAGGAGGTGGAAAGAGGGGGCTATG ATATCATGAAGTCCAAAAGCAACCCTGACATCCTCAAGATGGCAGCTGCTGCAGCGAAACGCTCAGAGCGCACCATGAGGTCAAAG